Part of the Lolium rigidum isolate FL_2022 chromosome 6, APGP_CSIRO_Lrig_0.1, whole genome shotgun sequence genome, CTCCTTCTCCCTGGCCGTCGTGCTCTCCTGCCTCGAGGGAACCGGTTGACTCCGGCCACCGCCAGACTACTCCGGCCACCGCCAGACGATTCCGACCACCGCCGCGCCTTCCCGCACTCCACCGGCGGCCACGAGATCCCTCACAAGCCAGTCTGCCCCTTCCTGCACTCCACCGGTGACCCCTTAGCTCGACTGGGTTGACCAAAAAAACAGAACTAATTCCTTTCCATAGTTTCTACCATCCAAACATGAATTGGAATTGGTACCACCATTTGATTCCAACATGAAATTCCAAGCACATCCAAACAACTGAATTTGAATTAGaagccaattcatttccatcttaGATTTGGAATTTctagtccaattcaattccattctcaattctatgcatccaaacacagcataagAATTGAGAAAAACTGGAGATAAACAGGAATTAAACtattctagcaccaaacatgcatttGGAGTTCGGGCTACACACATTCCATTTTTTAGTTCGAAAAAGGGGGGTGCTGACCGTTCCCCGGGATCAAACCGTGCGATCCCCCGGGTGGAGAGAACGACACGTGTCTGGTCAAAGGACGATAACTGCTAGCGGCGGGTGCAGAGGCAGCGGATGTTGAATTCCAGCCAGCGGCACGGTATTCGTGTGGGGTGATTGATCTGGTCGTCAATGAAGAGTACCGGCGGAGGAGACGGCGTGTAGGCAGGAAGAGGAGATTATGGAGAGGAAAAAGAGTGTTGGAGGAGGAATACGAGAGGAGGGGATTAGGTGCGAACAGATAAGGTGAGGTGGGGCCTACGAGCGCTGTCGTTCGGGACGCATGGCAGGCGGAGGATGCAATGGATGCGATCTCCCGGCTGTTGCACAGCGTTTTCCTTCCAAAAAAATATAGTTTAAAAGTTTCACAATATTCTGCATCTTGTAAACATCCATTCGACATACTATGTATTCTAGGCTACGCAAAAACAATAAAAGTGTAGATGTTAAATTTTCAGATCTCCAAAAAATGTCAGATGTACGTCATTTTATTGTAGCCTAAACTACAAGGAATATTAATTATATTTTGCACATAGGTAAAATTAATCATTGACTACATCTATGATATTTTCATAATTTTTTACTTGGAAGTAtcatttttgaaattttcaaaaaaaaaaatacaggctTATGTATGTAGCCTGAGAGCTAAGCAATTTCTGCtacattctatttttctagtcCACCCAGACCCAGCCTTCTAATTTCCATGACGACATGTAGCTGCAACGCGAAATCGATAATCCCAAGGACAACAATGAACATATCTAGTTACAGCCAAAGATTAGTGCTCTTCACTACCGTTCAGAACTCATCATGATATTCACTGCTTCATCAATTACAACTTACTGTAAGCTAttcatattgtaaatgacaataaaTTAGGAATTACCAACACTGTCCAGGGTGCACCGAATGCATTGAATTCACTATTATGGTTCTGGAACCAGAATCATGAGCCTCCAACATAATTTATCAAGACAGGGCAGAGGAATGAATCATTTGTATTCAGGAAGTATAGGTATCTGGCAGATTGAACTCAGAGAGGGGCATCTTGCCTCGCATCATCCTGCCAGCGTTCGGCATGATGTGCCAGTGGAGAACAAGCTGGACTTTCTTCCCCCGCAGACTAGTCCCCTGATGAGAGGAAAGGGAACATGTTCAAGAAAGTCAGGTTATTTACATGTAATAAAACAGAAATGGGGAGAGAATGAGTGGAGCTTTACCTGGTCAATGAGAGGATACTTGCTCTTCACCTCCACTTGCACGTTCGCGTGCTCTTTGTCAGGTATTATACGGTCCCATAATGAAACCTGTCAGATGGAGTAATATGAATCTAAGCAATTATTAAGCATTTGTCAATCAACCATTACTGTGTAGTTTCTGGGAACAACTCGATGGAACGTTTCACTTATTGGCAAAAGAAAGGCAGATATTCTGAGTGATGAATAAAGTGCCTGCTACCAAAATACTTCGTATGTCAAGCAATAGTTTCTTACAGCAAGTTATGTGTTCCTGAAAGATACAGCTACTAGCAGAAACAAGATGTTGACCAGAATCAAATAGGTAGCATACCTGGTTCAGGGAGTTCTTGGAGTTTTCATACTCAGCGGTCACGAAGACAAAGACCTGATAAAAGAATAAGTTAGTAGGTACTTATGATGTGAACTGAAGTTAACATCTAACAACGTCATCTGAAAAATATATGTGGGGTAGTACTGATATGGACTGTGTATTATCCACATCAATTATATAAGCCAATAACATTCAATGGTTTGTCAAGACCATCCTAGCAATAGGATTGTATATGTGGTGTGACGTTGAGCAACAGTCAAGCTGTACTTCTGAATTGAGCACATCGATGATAAATTGGTCCATAAAATGATTTCTGTGCCTCTCAATTCATTGGTTTGGTTGCTAGCAGCAAGAATAATCTATAAGTTTGTATTTCTTTTCTTGTTTCTACTAATGATACATGACATATTTCCATGAAGTACATTACAGATATTGCAAAAGGAATTGGTAACAATAGGGTAGTAGCATAGTGTAAAAT contains:
- the LOC124665482 gene encoding signal peptidase complex subunit 3-like is translated as MHSWTQRLLAAATTAALLLAATCAAASALDAFHVPSVEAQAHVTKINQFRKQLNGNDKVTLTFNISAKLESLFTWNTKQVFVFVTAEYENSKNSLNQVSLWDRIIPDKEHANVQVEVKSKYPLIDQGTSLRGKKVQLVLHWHIMPNAGRMMRGKMPLSEFNLPDTYTS